From Panthera tigris isolate Pti1 chromosome D3, P.tigris_Pti1_mat1.1, whole genome shotgun sequence, one genomic window encodes:
- the LOC102955400 gene encoding uncharacterized protein LOC102955400, whose protein sequence is MYAAGGGGGLLAKGGGSQSQPTIGKKSNCSEVERSPLEEARESSYYLKIIFFRGGALGKRISRRRSSWLCLGRDNSVPARRPAYNAPWRICARAFARSWKRAGCSWETYCVDAPGGAEGRARPARERASERRAFRKAPGLERRSGSPLASWCWVSGLWGQPQQKDPEAGASRRLAAAAPSHPENPGVKLTTACRGVQQTEDHRTFRGLRGSSPTHHSGALGFPEPPPQIQHGRD, encoded by the exons ATGTACGCGGCA ggagggggaggggggctcttgGCGAAGGGAGGTGGGAGCCAATCTCAGCCCACGATTGGGAAGAAATCAAATTGTTCCGAGGTGGAACGAAGTCCCTTGGAGGAGGCACGAGAGTcctcttattatttaaaaattatttttttccgaGGAGGAGCTCTAGGCAAACGAATATCCAGGCGCCGCTCTAGCTGGTTGTGTTTGGGACGCGATAACTCAGTGCCTGCTCGCAGACCTGCATACAA CGCCCCGTGGAGGATATGCGCTCGAGCTTTCGCGCGCAGCTGGAAACGCGCTGGGTGCAGTTGGGAAACGTACTGCGTAGACGCCCCCGGCGGCGCCGAGGGAAGAGCTAGGCCTGCCcgggagcgagcgagcgagcgtcGGGCCTTCCGCAAGG ccCCGGGCCTTGAGCGCCGCAGCGGGTCCCCCCTGGCCTCCTGGTGCTGGGTTTCTGGTCTTTGGGGGCAGCCTCAACAGAAGGATCCGGAAGCAGGGGCCTCCAGACGCCTAGCTGCTGCCGCGCCATCACACCCGGAAAACCCTGGGGTGAAACTGACCACGGCTTGTCGTGGGGTGCAACAGACAGAG GACCATCGGACGTTCCGAGGTCTTCGAGGTTCTTCTCCCACCCATCACTCTGGGGCTCTTGGCTTTCCGGAGCCTCCTCCACAGATTCAACACGGCAGGGATTGA